Proteins co-encoded in one Theileria equi strain WA chromosome 3, complete sequence genomic window:
- a CDS encoding hypothetical protein (encoded by transcript BEWA_011280A) — translation MRNRNYNINIFNETTFTLHRSYQRLKHGKWLTWLPEKISPGTNVTIQFSSNHSIHSYSLYLSYGVVLGNVKYILEIKSSKTSNGYKFVSEFNPCEKPEYEKNDNPLTYSDYTTSNNSICKVYKEILEVSKSSPIDQTTVCTYIVRIQESKEGAKIINDCRDRLRNIVLKNGNPFDGKEIITNYSQYIGDQPYDSSLDFSWEYRTSDWIDILRKSHRSILIRIVNLTSKHMKLILPSNDFTNNPLTGEGIWVEYPNEEIPSLCGTSFGCKCNGFFGEISGKCTYTVLGESGTFEFSWEQSSVGSLHLNAAHSSNSYTIVKHVESLNEAVAMIHIMDLSHPPLKILVARALSPVYVKHIDIKALPRDRMGEVIFDLKSSKKNISTDSHSDETKNLVITDFLVKYYINSLDPDNRKENYDFLIKSPRTFFDHIHSKNTNSPINKITSDYFIYLEWIIGHERFYKVYNPNEKMCLDSSMVGGIPDKQVIMNSHLINITFNEAEILTKVKQIESKGILNHNPLINLSNTSLITNEFGGSNSPKVRPFLRNLSQSELLEVVLMIFNSFCDGFQPFIEKKMVKKFGVDWLKICKIPHGHIWRNDDSVRIDIEGLIYIVTAYWMELFDEIFGESTILHTIQVILQFNNNTHLDCCNLLG, via the coding sequence ATGCGTAACAGAAATTATaatataaacatttttaatgaAACGACATTTACGCTTCATCGTTCTTACCAGAGATTAAAACATGGAAAATGGCTAACATGGCTTCCGGAGAAAATTTCTCCAGGAACGAATGTGACGATACAGTTCTCTTCAAACCATTCCATACATTCGTATTCACTCTATCTAAGTTACGGGGTAGTCCTTGGAAATGTTAAATATatattggaaataaaaTCAAGTAAAACATCTAATGGCTATAAATTCGTTTCAGAATTTAACCCTTGCGAAAAACCGGAATATGAAAAAAATGACAATCCACTCACGTATTCAGATTATACTACGAGTAATAACAGTATTTGTAAGGTCTACAAGGAAATTCTAGAGGTTTCAAAATCATCTCCAATAGACCAGACAACCGTTTGCACCTATATTGTACGCATTCAGGAAAGTAAAGAGGGTGCAAAGATTATAAACGATTGTCGTGATAGGTTGAGGAATATAGTTCTGAAGAATGGGAATCCCTTCGACGGAAAAGagattattacaaattattCACAATATATAGGTGATCAACCATATGATTCTTCACTGGATTTTTCATGGGAATATAGGACTTCAGACTGGATTGACATATTAAGAAAGTCACATCGCTCCATTTTAATAAGAATCGTCAATTTAACCAGTAAGCATATGAAATTAATTTTACCTTCAAAtgattttacaaataaTCCCTTGACAGGAGAAGGTATTTGGGTTGAATATCCAAATGAGGAGATTCCAAGTTTATGTGGTACTAGTTTTGGATGTAAATGTAATGGATTCTTTGGGGAAATatctggaaaatgtacataTACAGTTCTAGGTGAATCTGGCACTTTTGAATTTAGTTGGGAACAGTCATCTGTAGGATCTTTACATCTAAATGCAGCTCATAGTTCCAATTCATATACGATTGTTAAGCATGTAGAATCACTAAACGAGGCGGTTGCCATGATTCACATAATGGATCTATCACATCCACCTctaaaaattttggtaGCTAGAGCTTTATCCCCAGTCTACGTAAAACATATTGATATTAAAGCATTACCAAGGGACCGGATGGGGGAGGTTATATTTGATCTTAAATCATCCAAGAAAAATATCTCAACGGATTCCCATTCCGATGAGACAAAAAATCTGGTGATAACGGACTTTTTGGTAAAATACTACATTAATTCATTAGATCCTGACAATAGAAAGGAAAATTACGATTTTCTTATTAAATCTCCCAGAACGTTTTTTGATCACATCCATTCCAAAAACACAAATTCTCCCATAAATAAAATAACATCCGACTATTTTATATATCTGGAGTGGATTATAGGGCATGAAAGGTtttacaaagtttataATCCAAATGAAAAGATGTGCCTAGATTCGTCCATGGTTGGAGGTATTCCGGACAAGCAAGTCATTATGAATTCTCATTTAATAAATATTACATTTAATGAGGCAGAAATTCTTACAAAAGTAAAACAAATTGAAAGTAAAGGTATTTTAAATCATAACCCTCTAATAAATCTTTCAAACACCTCCCTGATAACAAATGAATTTGGTGGAtcaaattctccaaaagtACGCCCATTTCTACGAAATTTGAGTCAATCAGAATTGTTGGAGGTTGTTCTAATGATATTTAATTCATTTTGCGACGGTTTTCAACCATTTATTGAAAAAAAGATGGTCAAAAAGTTTGGGGTTGATTGGttaaaaatatgcaaaataCCACACGGGCATATCTGGAGGAACGATGATTCTGTTCGCATTGATATAGAAGGGTTAATATATATAGTTACTGCGTACTGGATGGAACTTTTTGATGAGATTTTTGGTGAATCCACTATTTTACACACTATTCAGGTCATTCTTCAATTTAATAATAACACACATTTAGACTGCTGCAATTTACTGGGCTAA
- a CDS encoding hypothetical protein (encoded by transcript BEWA_011270A) — protein sequence MSSDIAVGIFLQRLLHEKYMEDSKVDVLLQSVIRGVGLNFTTKSSFIQYANNLLSDVGFMLVRVIVAGKRYYSLKDLDSINIGESMQSENAVYLLSQDDLKTPTRKLRDLQNSELATFTQNSTLSESRHVTPFKLYGSKFTNTELIIFIDCINTIIETGKPLSLKNNGTLNTWCYVCSKRSLIDDSAQFALFCRFERKKWLEYEDSGTSIAPGIRFYFVCL from the exons ATGTCCTCTGATATCGCAGTTGGAATTTTTTTGCAGCGATTGTTGCACGAAAAG TATATGGAAGATTCTAAGGTTGATGTGTTACTCCAAAGTGTAATTAGGGGAGTTGGGTTGAATTTCACAACTAAATCGTCATTCATTCAATATGCCAACAATCTATTATCAGACGTTGGCTTTATGCTTGTG AGAGTAATAGTTGCTGGTAAACGATACTACTCTTTAAAGGATTTGGATTCAATTAATATCGGAGAATCTATGCAGAGCGAAAATGCCGTTTATCTGTTATCGCAAGACGATCTTAAAACACCCACTAGAAAGTTGAGGGACTTGCAAAATAGCGAACTTGCTACTTTTACTCAAAATTCAACTCTTTCAGAGTCCAGACATGTTACACCATTCAAGCTATACGGATctaaatttacaaatactGAACTGATAATATTCATAG ATTGTATTAATACTATCATCGAGACAG GTAAACCACTTAGCCTTAAGAATAATGGAACATTAAATACATGGTGTTATGTCTGTAGTAAACGTTCACTAATAGATGATTCCGCTCAATTCGCACTCT TTTGTCGCTTCGAACGAAAAAAGTGGTTAGAATACGAAGATTCTGGGACATCAATTGCGCCGGGGATAAGGTTCTACTTTGTATGTTTATAG
- a CDS encoding beta-tubulin cofactor D, putative (encoded by transcript BEWA_011260A): protein MYSENVQCDTTFFSDNKEVTELLNEVILLSETLIFEEVKNETCDDVLDKYLPNFITRINSLSEIICKYMNNQILLYQYVESLVTKVFAILNEFTSLPIVKKEKIICYSGCQKVVPRIVLEHLCYYLYIVGKCVGIRRLILNAPNKVHLLKDLTEIMEMIQRKDVETFDIAINKYEDHKWCLEYIILSWQSLLIYTPFELERIWKDDSGITLKERIINVAMYYIDKPTKARDGAAMVISNLFSRHDIANQDFPLFLEYCSKIMENKLSYDHFTKEINGHLIIGILIFIKQILKRMSKSDIIPHLETFEFLLLQCSGNVASSMCRKLHASCFGRLAIHILPSQVAFQKYKRACKTILSQSHTQEDASTVDFIDSLYDHKFDQKIELIVSKLLEYLNDKDIRVRWASAKSIGRMSMKLQMEHNQQLISHIVDLISLQVNDDGSFSIKSESIVHGGCLAIAEMIRNGVLYPSMLEHVLECAISTLSFDVWRGKGSAGTAVRDASCYILWAIARNFKNEMLNPTNIVKISEELINVTLFDLSINCRRAAGAVLQELVGRQNSVPFGLDLITIANYYSISNIHKSFIEVSYNVAKLGFYNLSMIRYLVRTKLYHPDMETRELSAIAISKITSLTSDIKTSIFKDNINKCSRATHVQLIELLISDVILQNVSTMHGALRGLTHILSKCLYNSTIMQNYIHEIIKIPVMFEKKRLFRGKGGNIVREAICKLIATICKFEDDLLYSPEFDVLNVYIVILKDCLRNFSLSVQLASVEALKYLLQKLAKISPKGISSIVNFLIDSLRSKNEHIAARRGYALSISTIPLCCMKLDVLETLLSLLCHEINLNAKSELIKDVQTRQFALLSILMLMEKSKDISLGSDMLNEVVKTITICCSDYEVDSRGDVGSLVRELTSEVIVFILMQYFKGMNSYPLYRSFDCNMATNLTICLVELSLDVLEHIRARSSFLLSHLFFQKDEFDFDVEWLWNRIFYNIPYEHNIWSYTTVKSLTEAENVKFDGNIKYEQDKVKKTIVGMKMLESISSNLISTIKGLNVYKSELKFENNDNSFGSYRAVSQKTTSALRIYGWSSATLVFQNLLPMLLVPKYISVVINALVKIIGSNVINDSFIDANHDKILVLENILIDFIHTHKNNDILWDGSPKKIEDVIICCITEIYEDSINANDSKMSSKIVSTIKLFASHNLITGHKWSKSISMMILESKRATNYSYLKTIIKCLQILYINTDMENDIMNILLWFLSHKYPTIRTYVSSVLNLILNCRNSEYNDEIIEILTTFAFDTENSENISNMIHMLRKRLIKS from the coding sequence ATGTATTCGGAAAATGTTCAGTGCGATACTACATTCTTTTCAGATAATAAAGAAGTTACAGAACTTTTGAATGAAGTGATTTTATTATCAGAAACATTGATATTTGAAGAAGTAAAAAATGAGACATGTGACGATGTTCTTGATAAATACCTCCCAAATTTTATCACAAGGATAAATTCTCTATCCGAGATTATTTGCAAATACATGAATAATCAGATATTACTCTACCAATATGTAGAATCATTGGTCACTAAAGTATTCGCTATTCTAAACGAATTTACATCTCTTCCTATCGttaaaaaggaaaagattaTATGCTATTCAGGATGTCAGAAGGTAGTTCCTCGGATAGTTTTAGAGCATCTTTGTTATTATCTTTATATTGTTGGAAAATGTGTCGGTATTCGCCGCTTAATACTGAACGCTCCAAATAAGGTACACTTGTTAAAAGATCTTACagaaataatggaaatgattCAACGTAAGGATGTAGAAACTTTTGACATTGCTATAAACAAATATGAGGACCATAAATGGTGTTTAGAGTATATCATTTTATCATGGCAATCCCTTTTAATATACACACCGTTTGAACTAGAACGaatatggaaggatgattCAGGAATTACTCTAAAGGAACGTATAATCAATGTTGCAATGTATTACATTGATAAACCCACAAAGGCAAGAGATGGAGCTGCGATGGTAATTTCGAACTTGTTTTCCAGACATGACATAGCAAACCAAGATTTTCCACTATTTTTGGAGTATTGCAGtaaaattatggaaaataAACTTTCTTATGATCATTTTACTAAGGAGATTAATGGGCACTTGATTATTGGTATCCTAATATTTATTAAACAAATACTTAAACGGATGTCTAAATCCGACATAATTCCTCACTTGGAAACTTTTGAATTTCTTTTATTACAATGTAGTGGTAATGTTGCAAGTTCTATGTGTCGTAAGCTACATGCAAGTTGTTTTGGTCGCCTGGCCATCCATATTCTCCCATCCCAAGTAGCtttccaaaaatacaaaagagCTTGCAAAACAATCCTTTCACAATCACACACTCAAGAAGATGCATCAACTGTTGATTTTATAGATTCTTTATACGATCATAAATTTGACCAAAAAATAGAACTGATTGTTTCAAAATTGTTGGAATACCTGAATGACAAAGATATAAGAGTGCGTTGGGCATCGGCAAAATCAATTGGGAGAATGTCCATGAAATTACAAATGGAGCACAATCAACAACTTATATCACACATAGTAGATCTGATATCTCTGCAAGTTAATGATGATGGTtcattttctataaaaAGTGAGAGTATTGTACATGGTGGATGTTTGGCTATAGCTGAGATGATAAGGAATGGTGTGCTATATCCTAGCATGTTAGAACACGTTTTAGAATGTGCAATTTCTACACTATCATTCGATGTTTGGCGTGGCAAAGGTTCTGCAGGAACTGCAGTCCGTGATGCATCATGCTATATTTTGTGGGCAATTGCAagaaatttcaaaaatgaGATGTTAAATCCAACAAACATTGTTAAGATTAGTGAGGAACTGATAAACGTAACTCTTTTTGATTTGTCCATTAATTGTAGAAGGGCTGCAGGGGCAGTATTGCAAGAATTAGTAGGACGGCAAAATTCTGTTCCCTTTGGTTTAGACTTGATTACTATTGCCAACTATTATTCCATTTCAAATATACATAAATCATTTATTGAAGTCTCTTATAATGTGGCAAAATTAGGTTTTTACAATCTCTCAATGATACGCTATTTGGTTAGGACAAAGCTCTACCATCCTGATATGGAAACTAGAGAACTCTCTGCAATTGCTATTTCCAAAATTACATCTCTTACTTCCGATATAAAAACaagtatttttaaagataACATTAATAAATGCTCTAGAGCTACACACGTGCAACTAATTGAACTTTTGATCTCTGATGTAATACTCCAAAATGTTAGCACTATGCACGGAGCGTTGAGAGGACTGACACACATTTTATCCAAGTGTCTATATAATTCCACAATTATGCAGAATTATATCCATGAGATTATAAAGATACCGGTAATGTTTGAAAAAAAACGCTTATTCCGTGGCAAAGGAGGGAATATTGTACGCGAGGCAATATGTAAATTAATAGCCACAATATGTaaatttgaagatgatCTGCTATATTCACCTGAGTTTgatgttttaaatgtatataTAGTTATATTGAAGGATTGTCTCCGAAATTTTTCTCTTTCTGTGCAACTTGCCTCTGTAGAAGCACTCAAATATTTGCTCCAAAAACTGGCAAAAATATCACCAAAAGGTATATCTTCTATTGTAAACTTTCTGATAGATTCACTTAGATCAAAAAATGAACACATTGCAGCGCGTAGAGGTTATGCTCTATCCATCTCTACAATACCGCTTTGTTGTATGAAATTGGATGTTTTAGAAACTTTACTATCTCTTCTATGCCATGAAATTAATTTAAATGCAAAATCAGAATTAATAAAGGATGTCCAAACAAGACAATTCGCCCTTTTATCGATTCTTATGCTCATGGAAAAATCTAAAGACATTTCTCTAGGTTCAGATATGCTAAATGAAGTTGTTAAAACCATAACTATTTGTTGCAGTGATTACGAAGTAGATAGTAGAGGGGATGTTGGATCCTTGGTACGGGAACTCACTTCCGAAGTAATCGtttttattttaatgcagtactTTAAAGGGATGAATAGCTATCCATTATATAGATCTTTTGATTGCAATATGGCAACTAACTTAACTATATGTCTAGTTGAACTTTCATTAGACGTTTTGGAACATATAAGAGCGAGGTCTTCGTTTCTTTTATCACATTTATTCTTTCAGAAGGATGAGTTTGATTTTGATGTGGAATGGTTGTGGAACAGGATTTTCTATAATATTCCTTATGAACATAATATATGGTCTTACACCACAGTGAAAAGCTTAACTGAAGCAGAGAATGTTAAATTTGATGgtaatataaaatatgaacaGGATAAAGTTAAAAAAACTATTGttggtatgaaaatgcTGGAATCCATATCTTCTAATCTGATATCAACTATAAAGGGATTGAATGTTTACAAGAGCGAattaaaatttgaaaacaaTGACAACTCTTTTGGATCATATCGTGCAGTTTCTCAAAAAACAACTTCAGCGCTGCGCATATACGGTTGGTCATCGGCCACTTTGGTGTTCCAAAACCTTTTACCAATGTTACTTGTACCAAAGTATATATCTGTTGTTATAAATGCCCTTGTAAAAATAATTGGAAGTAACGTAATAAACGACTCTTTCATCGATGCCAATCATGACAAAATTTTAGttttagaaaatatactAATTGACTTCATACATACTcataaaaataatgatattttgtGGGATGGATCTCCAAAAAAAATTGAAGATGTTATTATTTGTTGTATCACTGAAATCTATGAAGATTCTATAAATGCAAATGATTCCAAAATGAGTTCGAAGATCGTATCTACCATTAAATTATTTGCATCTCATAATTTGATAACAGGTCACAAATGGAGTAAAAGTATATCCATGATGATATTGGAGTCAAAAAGAGCTACTAACTACAGTTATCTAAAAACAATAATTAAATGCCTACAGATACTATACATAAACAcagatatggaaaatgatatCATGAACATATTGTTATGGTTTCTATCACATAAATATCCAACAATACGAACTTATGTTTCATCTGTGCTGAATCTAATTTTGAATTGTAGAAATTCAGAGTataatgatgaaataatCGAAATTTTGACTACATTCGCATTTGATACAGAGAATAGCGAAAACATATCAAATATGATACACATGTTGAGAAAAAGACTAATAAAGTCTTAA
- a CDS encoding hypothetical protein (encoded by transcript BEWA_011250A) → MDVDNIPINPSKRLDSYELKIVEFHRVLTESWRHNPFYKNTVYSKIPSTNHECIASSKSHQRDDDIDHELDIIVRDTDSSAYPYELLRTDNIGLISVGTETTRNVKQRLHAKLKTMEIKEEKLRDDNQETGESLKRKDVGELDLNLFNDADGMQIGDYSYTFCEEEEDENEYESEYNI, encoded by the coding sequence ATGGATGTAGATAATATACCCATAAATCCTTCAAAACGGTTGGATTCTTACGAGTTGAAGATAGTGGAGTTTCACAGAGTACTTACAGAAAGCTGGAGGCATAACCCTTTCTATAAAAATACGGTATATTCTAAAATTCCGTCGACAAATCATGAATGCATAGCTTCCAGTAAGTCCCATCAACGTGATGATGATATAGACCACGAATTAGATATTATAGTGAGAGATACAGATTCTTCAGCATATCCATATGAATTGTTAAGGACTGATAACATTGGATTGATTTCAGTTGGAACGGAGACTACCAGAAATGTGAAACAAAGGCTACATGCTAAGTTGAAGACCATGGAAataaaagaagaaaaactTCGGGATGATAACCAAGAGACAGGTGAGAGCttgaaaaggaaagatGTAGGAGAATTGGATTTAAACCTATTTAATGATGCGGATGGGATGCAAATAGGGGATTATAGTTATACATTTTgcgaagaagaggaagatgaaaatgaataTGAGTCTGAGTACAATATTTGA
- a CDS encoding phenylalanyl-tRNA synthetase, putative (encoded by transcript BEWA_011290A), with amino-acid sequence MPTISVLKSEFYKQLGTNLSTEELESLCFEFGIEYDGIEINETGSEFLKIEVPANRYDLLCMEGLVSALLTYKWNSKAPNYRLVPSTPNPYAKITVGKECASLRPFIFSAILRDVKLNNENYKSLIDLQEKLHHNICRKRTIAAIGTHDLDSVRPPFTYTLERPEDIVFSPLTDGTKEYNAYELLKTYESHPQLKTYVKILENSELYPVVRDADGNVCSLPPIINSFKSRITLETRNIFIEVTAVDKIKGNIVLNQVVSAFSQYCSDKFTIEPVLIQYDDHVVTPNITPRSLRASTTYLSTLTGIKDLTPEFTCSLLEKMMISAMVVNDDTIEAHIPITRSDIQHACDIGEDIAISYGYKNIERKTFNMGSLLEKTILAKNVRRLFASCSYKETLMPILDSFKSGYESMNWKIPLDIEINSPVVIKNSQVAEQEILRTTLIPGLLKTIFNKKASLLPIRIFEIGDVVWRKNDSECGAINNLKCAGAYANISTAGLEEIQGTSELLLNSLGFVSEYQIWEYDLNKKTLPESWKHKYKLVETEDPAFLSGRVVNITMTTTPFVTIGVIGIIHPTVLRNFNISMPVSLFELDLALIQKITKS; translated from the exons ATGCCTACCATTTCCGTGCTAAAGTCAGAATTTTACAAACAGCTTGGAACGAATCTCT CAACAGAGGAATTAGAGTCCCTTTGCTTTGAGTTTGGTATAGAATATGATGGAATAGAAATCAACGAAACTGGATCTGAGTTTTTGAAGATTGAAGTACCTGCCAACAG GTATGATCTTTTGTGCATGGAAGGTTTGGTTTCCGCGTTATTAACCTACAAATGGAATTCAAAGGCCCCAAACTACAGACTCGTCCCCTCTACGCCTAATCCATATGCCAAAATAACCGTAGGAAAAGAG TGTGCATCTCTGCGGccctttattttttctGCAATACTTCGGGATGTTAAGCTGAACAATGAAAATTATAAGAGTTTAATCGACTTACAAGAAAAGCTGCATCATAACATATGTAGAAAACGTACAATAGCTGCGATTGGTACACACGATTTGGATTCCGTAAGGCCACCTTTCACATATACCCTTGAACGACCAGAAGACATTGTGTTTTCACCTTTGACAGATGGAACAAAGGAGTATAATGCATATGAATTACTAAAAACGTATGAATCGCATCCTCAACTTAAG ACATACGTCAAGATTCTAGAAAATTCTGAACTTTATCCAGTTGTAAGAGATGCAGATGGTAATGTATGTTCTCTACCACCAATTATAAATTCGTTTAAATCGAGAATTACCTTGGAAACTCGCAATATATTTATCGAAGTTACAGCT GTTGATAAAATCAAGGGTAATATTGTATTGAACCAGGTAGTTTCAGCGTTTTCACAATATTGTTCCGACAAATTTAC AATTGAACCTGTTCTAATACAATACGATGATCATGTGGTCACTCCCAATATCACACC GAGATCTTTAAGAGCTTCTACTACCTATCTTTCCACGCTTACGGGTATCAAAGATTTGACACCTGAATTCACGTGTTcacttttggaaaaaatgatgatttCCGCTATGGTAGTAAATGATGACACTATAGAAGCGCACATTCCAATAACTCGATCCG ATATACAACATGCGTGTGATATTGGGGAAGATATTGCAATATCttatggatataaaaatattgagAGAAAAACATTTAATATGGGATCACTTCTTGAAAAAACAATTCTGGCAAAAAATGTTCGTAGGTTGTTTGCATCTTGTTCATATAAAGAGACCCTTATGCcaattttggattcatTTAAATCTGGATATGAAAGCATGAATTGGAAAATTCCGCTAGATATAGAAATAAATTCACCTGTTGTAATAAAAAACTCACAAGTCGCTGAACAAGAAATTTTAAGAACAACATTAATTCCTGGGTTGTTAAAGACTATATTTAACAAAAAGGCATCACTTTTACCCATTAGGATTTTTGAA ATTGGTGATGTTGTATGGAGGAAAAATGATTCAGAATGTGGAGCCATAAACAACCTTAAATGCGCTGGTGCATATGCGAATATCTCAACAGCTGGATTGGAG GAGATACAAGGAACATCTGAGCTATTGTTGAATTCATTAGGATTCGTCAGTGAATACCAAATTTGGGAGTACGATTTAAATAAAAAGACATTGCCAGAATCCTGGAAGCACAAATATAAACTAGTAGAAACTGAAG ACCCAGCGTTCTTGTCCGGACGTGTTGTCAATATTACTATGACTACAACGCCTTTTGTCACTATAGGAGTTATTGGCATTATACACCCAACTGTCCTGCGTAATTTCAACATTTCCATGCCAG TATCTTTATTTGAATTAGACTTAGCATTAATACAAAAAATAACAAAATCCTAA